Proteins co-encoded in one Fusarium musae strain F31 chromosome 3, whole genome shotgun sequence genomic window:
- a CDS encoding hypothetical protein (EggNog:ENOG41): protein MEKAKQAVSSFLSNDGKHRTTVDEDVKPHVTQEHVMPHQHEQVTTALDKEVHQEHHHTTVQPITHKETLPEQHHHNLVPVEHKTFHHGNEQDTRATLDREAAKYRDTSEIHSTTHSTETAPVVTGERIHHHVHEHVQPVINKETVQPHVVHTTIPIHETHHAAPVHHGTSTLPTKTLEEFTQERGGLKERAAQKLTEFEGCPKPYRRELQSEQLEGDKSMHLHGHGDNYGENQAFSGREGHGMGSNTEGLAAGAAAGAGAAAATRKHRHGIGHKERRGSASSSSSVSSSDEESRGLGKSSKTKNRGLGSSTGTGVGAGAAAAAAGAAHSHHQNREGAAAAPSTLEGNRGIAGSGIPGTAGAGSGVESMGTTGNMSSFGSTNRGIGNTNTAGLNKPHTGEYDQVKTGGLHNDPLNSQHSRGDSGVGMQTGKKPSLIDRLNPMKDADGDGKKGLLD, encoded by the exons ATGGAGAAAGCAAAGCAGGCCGTTTCTAGCTTCCTTTCCAATGATGGAAAGCACAGAACCACTGTCGACGAAGATGTTAAGCCTCACGTCACTCAGGAGCATGTTATGCCTCATCAGCATGAGCAAGTGACCACTGCCCTGGATAAGGAGGTTCATCAAGAGCACCATCATACGACTGTTCAGCCTATCACTCACAAGGAGACTCT TCCTGAGCAGCACCACCACAACCTCGTCCCTGTCGAGCACAAGACTTTCCACCATGGCAATGAGCAGGACACTCGGGCTACACTCGACCGAGAAGCTGCTAAATACAGAGATACCAGTGAGATCCACAGTACCACTCACTCTACTGAGACTGCTCCCGTTGTCACCGGTGAACGAA TTCATCACCATGTCCATGAGCATGTGCAGCCCGTGATTAATAAAGAGACTGTCCAGCCGCACGTCGTTCACACCACGATACCCATTCA CGAAACCCACCACGCCGCACCTGTTCATCATGGAACTTCTACTCTACCAACTAAGACTCTAGAAGAGTTCACTCAGGAGCGCGGCGGTCTCAAGGAGCGAGCAGCTCAGAAGCTCACTGAGTTTGAGGGTTGCCCTAAGCCGTACCGACGAGAGCTCCAGAGCGAACAACTTGAAGGTGACAAATCCATGCACCTCCACGGCCATGGTGACAACTACGGTGAAAACCAGGCTTTCTCTGGTCGAGAGGGCCATGGTATGGGAAGCAACACTGAAGGTCTGGCCGCTGGCGCCGCAGCTGGCGCCGGGGCTGCTGCAGCTACTCGCAAGCACCGACACGGTATCGGCCACAAGGAACGTCGTGGATCTGCCTCTAGCAGCAGCTCTGTGAGCTCTAGTGACGAGGAGTCCCGCGGTTTGGGCAAGTCATCCAAGACAAAGAACCGTGGCCTCGGCAGCTCAACCGGAACTGGCGTTGGAGCCGgagccgccgccgccgctgcTGGCGCTGCTCACTCTCATCACCAGAACCGTGAAGGTGCCGCAGCTGCTCCCTCTACACTTGAAGGTAACCGAGGCATCGCAGGTTCTGGTATTCCCGGAACTGCCGGTGCTGGATCAGGTGTAGAGTCTATGGGTACCACTGGTAACATGAGCAGCTTTGGCTCCACCAACCGTGGAATTGGAAATACCAACACTGCTGGCCTCAACAAGCCTCACACCGGCGAATATGACCAGGTCAAGACCGGAGGTCTTCACAATGACCCTTTGAACAGTCAACAC TCTCGTGGTGATTCTGGCGTTGGTATGCAGACTGGCAAGAAGCCTTCCCTGATCGACCGACTCAACCCCATGAAGGATGCCGACGGTGATGGAAAGAAGGGATTGTTGGACTAA
- a CDS encoding hypothetical protein (EggNog:ENOG41), whose protein sequence is MAGRLKNAIKKRASRLFRRANTSEGSDSHSASNKNSLTESSRNSQPPNQKDLSLLSRSSKTERHNGPEASHAQPTVEAQNTGDFLAHPAIQPLRADPTPRTPRLERPRPSLEPEDATAWSGDETAGNASYREIQRYSTEPKHSKDTTYQIVRSNQAENTGGLETRLSRLTVSPNESTVPEIDIDPSTPFDLVEGTNPTQAKLSQLAIGEEGPKHAATHIKPLSQESDVNLESNSSQEANIRQNLEAIHPRDTEFDRINEEVRAGSNGEANFHLQNSLDFDRTVHNQDPVVHEHIRPHVHTIYEPKRTRSIHYHEHRTLIQPIKDPNPTVLPEQHWLQDDKTGEIYRIPDELGKKLM, encoded by the coding sequence ATGGCGGGCCGTCTCAAAaatgccatcaagaagagggcATCACGTCTTTTCCGTCGAGCTAACACTTCCGAGGGTTCAGACTCGCACTCAGCAAGTAACAAGAACAGCTTGACTGAGTCGAGTAGGAACTCTCAGCCTCCAAATCAGAAAGACCTGAGTCTATTGAGCAGGAGTTCAAAGACTGAAAGGCATAACGGGCCTGAAGCTTCACACGCACAGCCTACGGTTGAGGCCCAGAACACAGGCGACTTTCTAGCTCATCCGGCAATTCAACCGTTGAGAGCAGATCCAACACCTAGAACGCCTAGACTAGAACGGCCTCGCCCCAGCCTAGAGCCGGAAGATGCCACTGCCTGGAGTGGGGATGAAACTGCTGGAAATGCGTCTTATCGTGAAATCCAGCGGTATTCGACAGAGCCAAAACACTCCAAGGACACTACGTACCAGATAGTGAGGTCAAACCAAGCAGAGAATACAGGTGGCCTTGAGACGAGGTTGTCTCGGCTGACCGTTTCTCCGAACGAATCAACAGTTCCAGAGATAGATATCGACCCTTCAACTCCGTTCGACCTTGTTGAAGGCACCAATCCTACGCAAGCAAAACTCTCGCAATTGGCAATTGGTGAAGAAGGGCCCAAGCACGCGGCGACTCATATCAAGCCCCTATCCCAAGAATCAGACGTTAACCTCGAGTCAAACTCAAGTCAAGAAGCCAATATTCGCCAGAACCTGGAGGCTATTCATCCTAGAGACACCGAGTTTGACCGGATCAACGAGGAAGTCCGCGCTGGCTCCAATGGCGAGGCCAACTTTCACCTCCAGAACAGCCTTGACTTTGACAGAACGGTTCACAATCAAGACCCGGTTGTTCATGAGCATATTAGGCCTCATGTTCATACAATTTACGAACCCAAGCGTACGCGGTCCATCCACTACCATGAGCATCGAACCTTGATCCAGCCGATCAAAGATCCCAACCCAACGGTTCTTCCAGAACAACATTGGCTTCAGGATGACAAGACTGGGGAAATTTATAGAATTCCTGATGAGTTGGGAAAGAAGTTGATGTAG
- the CCT5 gene encoding T-complex protein 1 subunit epsilon (EggNog:ENOG41~BUSCO:EOG09261HM3) — protein MDSLNLDVSNAAVMKDEQGRPFIVVRDQGKKKRQFGNEAVKSHILAARTVANIVKSSLGPRGLDKILISPDGDITVTNDGATILQQMEITNHVAKLLVELSKSQDDEIGDGTTGVVVLAGALLEQAADLIDKGIHPIRIADGYDQACDIAVAELDKISDTIEFSREETSNLVKVARTSLGSKIVSKSHDQFANIAVDAVLSVADLERKDVDFELIKVDGKVGGALEDTLLVKGVIVDKDFSHPQMPSEVRDAKIAILTCAFEPPKPKTKHHLDITSVEEFKKLQNYEKEKFIEMIQQIKDTGANLAICQWGFDDEANHLLLQNELPAVRWVGGPEIELIAIATNGRIVPRFEDLTAEKLGSAGIVREMTFGTTREKMLVIEECANTRAVTVFVRGSNKMIIDEAKRSLHDALCVVRNLVRDNRVVYGGGAAEIACSLAVEDEAVKTPGLEQYAMRAFSEALDTVPMTLAENSGLNPIATLAEVKSQQVKAGPEGRGKLGVDCMGRGNNNMKDAFVIDPLIGKKQQLQLATQLCRMVLKVNNVIVSGADDNDF, from the exons ATGGATTCATTGA ATTTGGATGTGTCAAATG CGGCGGTAATGAAGGATGAGCAAGGCCGGCCTTTCATTGTCGTCAGGGA tcaggggaagaagaagcgccaGTTTGGCAACGAAGCCGTCAAGTCCCATATTCTCGCCGCTCGAACAGtcgccaacatcgtcaagtcCTCTCTCGGACCCCGTGGACTCGACAAGATTCTCATCTCCCCCGATGGAGATATCACCGTGACGAACGATGGCGCTACGATTCTACAGCAGATGGAGATTACAAACCACGTTGCTAAGCTACTAGTGGAGCTTTCCAAGTCTCAAGACGATGAGATTGGTGACGGTACCACTGGTGTCGTTGTCCTCGCTGGTGCTCTGTTGGAACAGGCTGCCGATCTTATCGACAAGGGAATCCACCCTATTCGAATTGCCGACGGTTACGATCAAGCTTGCGATATCGCTGTTGCTGAGCTCGACAAGATTTCAGACACCATTGAGTTCTCCCGAGAAGAGACCTCCAACCTTGTCAAGGTCGCCCGAACAAGTCTGGGCAGCAAGATTGTGTCCAAATCTCATGATCAATTTGCCAACATCGCCGTTGATGCCGTTCTCTCTGTTGCCGACCTCGAGCGAAAGGATGTCGATTTCGAGTtgatcaaggttgatggaAAGGTCGGAGGAGCCCTCGAGGATACCCTTCTCGTCAAGGGTGTCATTGTCGATAAGGACTTTTCTCACCCTCAGATGCCTTCAGAAGTCCGGGATGCCAAGATTGCCATTCTCACATGCGCGTTCGAGCCCCCGAaacccaagaccaagcaccACCTGGATATTACCAGCGTCGAGGAGTTCAAGAAGTTGCAAAActatgagaaggagaagtttATTGAGATGATCCAGCAGATCAAGGACACAGGTGCTAACCTGGCTATTTGCCAGTGGGGTTTCGATGATGAGGCcaaccatctcctcctccagaacGAGCTACCAGCTGTCCGATGGGTCGGTGGTCCTGAGATTGAGTTGATTGCTATTGCTACCAACGGTCGAATTGTTCCCAGATTTGAGGATCTTACAGCCGAGAAGCTGGGCAGTGCTGGTATCGTCCGTGAAATGACTTTCGGCACAACACGGGAGAAGATGCTTGTCATTGAGGAGTGTGCCAACACCCGAGCTGTTACAGTCTTTGTCCGAGGCAGCAACAAGATG ATAATCGATGAGGCTAAGCGATCGCTGCATGATGCTCTTTGCGTGGTGCGAAACTTGGTCCGCGACAACCGTGTCGTTTACGGTGGTGGCGCTGCTGAGATTGCTTGCTCTCtggctgttgaggatgaggccGTCAAGACACCCGGTCTTGAGCAGTACGCCATGCGTGCCTTCTCTGAGGCTCTTGACACCGTCCCCATGACATTGGCCGAGAACAGTGGTCTCAACCCTATTGCTACTCTGGCCGAGGTCAAGAGTCAGCAGGTCAAGGCAGGTCCTGAGGGCCGAGgaaagcttggtgttgactgTATGGGACGCGGAAACAACAACATGAAGGACGCCTTTGTTATCGATCCTCTTATCggcaagaagcagcagcttcagctcGCCACACAATTATGTCGCATGGtcctcaaggtcaacaatGTTATTGTTTCGGGAGCGGATGACAACGACTTTTAG